The Triticum aestivum cultivar Chinese Spring chromosome 3A, IWGSC CS RefSeq v2.1, whole genome shotgun sequence genome includes a region encoding these proteins:
- the LOC123057466 gene encoding wall-associated receptor kinase 2, with protein MPSHRSAAASLLAVWLCLGVALLGVGAAPLRPSSSCQRDCGGVDIPYPFGIVDSPGDSSSDCAMPGFGLTCHETDVNGGRRTPFYYDVEVVDVSLQQGQARMQNHISSYCYNATTQGMDASEWRLNFTGTPYRFADTNKFTVIGCQTLAYIMGEQAGDYTSGCVAMCQRGGYGDVRSALSNGSCSGIGCCQTAIPRGLDYYRVSFDSGFNTTEIHDVSPCSYAVLMDDSDFTFQASYATLPGFNNTFDGEAPLAVDWVVGEESCDVARKDPSSYACLGDHSECFDSLNGPGYICNCSKGFQGNPYLQDPEHGCKDINECTDLEKYPCNVPGTCQNFLGGFQCHCPKHTKGDAQNGTCEANHTFGLGEKLGIGAFGVVLVGLVCILAVEIIRHKRSIKRQALIRQSDEYFQQHGGQILSEMMGVERNIGFTVYARGAIEAATNGFDKENIIGEGGQGTVYKAVLDVEGKDTLVAVKRCKEVDESKRKDFVQELVILGRVDHPNIVKLLGCCLQFEVPILVYEYVQNKTLLELLHSQLTSCRAMLGTRLRIAAQAAGALAYLHSLAHPILHGDVKPANILLGDGWVAKVSDFGCSTIDEKTQVVARGTPGYVDPEYLLEYQLTDKNDIYSFGILLLELLTGKKPLSKQRKSLAAIVQESMGDGTLHQLFDQEIVDDASIGVAVQAVELATRCLVMPGNRRPAMRCIAEELQQLADQVQQPLVSECHSLTIKDMESSMSSETDTTRVFSLEKKVVLSIEFAR; from the exons ATGCCGTCCCACAGATCAGCAGCTGCTTCTCTACTGGCAGTATGGCTCTGCCTCGGCGTAGCGCTGCTTGGGGTTGGAGCAGCTCCGCTTAGGCCTAGCAGCAGTTGCCAGAGAGACTGCGGCGGCGTGGACATCCCTTACCCGTTCGGCATCGTCGACTCGCCCGGCGACAGCAGCAGCGACTGCGCCATGCCCGGGTTCGGCCTGACCTGCCACGAGACCGATGTGAATGGCGGGCGCCGCACGCCGTTTTATTACGACGTGGAGGTCGTCGACGTCTCGCTGCAGCAAGGCCAGGCCAGGATGCAGAATCATATCTCCTCCTACTGCTACAACGCCACCACTCAGGGCATGGACGCCAGCGAGTGGCGCCTCAACTTCACCGGCACGCCCTACAGGTTCGCCgacaccaacaagttcaccgtcatcgGCTGCCAAACGCTGGCGTACATCATGGGCGAGCAAGCCGGCGATTACACGAGTGGGTGCGTGGCCATGTGCCAGCGGGGAGGCTACGGCGATGTGAGGTCGGCCCTCAGCAACGGCTCCTGCTCCGGGATAGGGTGCTGCCAGACCGCCATTCCCAGGGGGCTGGACTACTATCGAGTGTCATTCGACTCCGGCTTCAACACGACGGAGATCCACGACGTCAGCCCCTGCAGCTACGCCGTGCTCATGGACGACTCCGACTTCACCTTCCAAGCGAGCTACGCGACCTTGCCGGGGTTCAACAACACCTTCGACGGAGAGGCGCCGCTCGCGGTGGACTGGGTTGTCGGAGAGGAGTCGTGCGACGTGGCGCGCAAGGATCCCTCCTCCTACGCCTGCCTCGGCGACCACAGCGAGTGCTTCGACTCGCTCAATGGACCAGGCTACATCTGCAACTGCTCCAAGGGCTTCCAAGGCAATCCTTACCTGCAAGATCCGGAGCACGGATGCAAAG ATATTAACGAGTGCACGGACCTGGAGAAATACCCTTGCAATGTGCCTGGGACTTGCCAAAATTTTCTTGGCGGATTCCAGTGTCATTGTCCCAAGCATACCAAAGGCGACGCCCAAAATGGGACGTGCGAGGCAAACCACACATTTGGTCTTGGAGAAAAACTCGGTATTG GAGCCTTTGGCGTCGTTTTGGTTGGCCTGGTTTGTATCCTCGCAGTAGAAATCATTCGTCACAAAAGGAGTATCAAAAGACAAGCTTTGATTAGACAGAGTGACGAATACTTTCAACAGCACGGAGGCCAGATACTGTCAGAAATGATGGGGGTAGAGCGTAACATCGGGTTCACCGTCTATGCCAGAGGAGCGATCGAGGCGGCAACAAACGGGTTCGACAAGGAGAACATCATCGGGGAAGGAGGGCAGGGGACTGTGTACAAGGCGGTCCTCGACGTCGAAGGCAAGGACACACTTGTGGCAGTAAAAAGATGCAAGGAGGTGGACGAGAGCAAGAGGAAGGACTTCGTGCAGGAGTTGGTGATACTCGGCCGCGTCGACCATCCCAACATCGTCAAGCTCCTCGGTTGCTGCCTGCAGTTCGAGGTGCCTATCTTGGTCTACGAGTACGTGCAGAACAAAACCCTGCTGGAGCTACTGCACAGCCAGCTGACCTCGTGCCGCGCCATGCTGGGGACCCGTCTGAGGATCGCCGCGCAGGCCGCTGGAGCGCTGGCGTACCTGCACTCGCTGGCGCACCCGATACTCCACGGCGACGTGAAGCCCGCCAACATCCTGCTCGGTGACGGCTGGGTCGCCAAGGTGTCTGACTTTggctgctccaccatcgatgagaaaACCCAGGTGGTGGCCAGAGGCACACCAGGCTATGTTGACCCAGAGTACCTGCTTGAGTACCAGCTCACGGACAAGAACGACATCTACAGCTTTGGTATCCTCCTCCTGGAGCTCCTAACCGGGAAGAAGCCATTGTCTAAACAACGGAAGAGCCTCGCGGCCATAGTCCAGGAGTCTATGGGGGATGGCACGCTCCATCAACTCTTTGACCAGGAAATAGTCGATGATGCTAGCATCGGAGTGGCCGTTCAGGCTGTGGAGCTGGCAACTCGATGCTTAGTTATGCCAGGGAATAGGAGGCCGGCGATGAGGTGCATTGCTGAGGAGCTCCAACAATTGGCAGACCAAGTGCAGCAGCCGTTGGTTTCGGAGTGTCATAGCCTCACTATCAAAGATATGGAGAGCTCCATGTCATCTGAGACTGACACCACCAGGGTTTTCAGCCTTGAGAAGAAAGTCGTGTTGAGCATAGAATTCGCTAGATGA